The segment CGGTCGAGTTCGGCCCAGACGAGCCGGAGCTGACGGACGTCCTCCTCCCCCAGCAACAGCCTGATCCGCTCGGCCGCGACCGTCGTCCGGGTCTTGCCGGCGCTGTCACCATGGCGCGACGCCGCCAGTTCGTCGAGCACGTCATGCGCCGCCGCCCGGTCGCCCAGCGCCGCGCAGGTGCGGCTCAGATAGACCGCCAGCCGGCGCTGTATCTCGATATTGCCGCACCGCCGGATCAGCGGCACGGCGAATTCGAGCTGCTGCCGCGCGGTGAGGAGGTCCCCCCGCTCATAGGCGCAGGCCCCCCGCCAGCCCCGGCACAGCGCCGCCGCGAAGGAGATGTTGCCTGCCGTGCGGTTGGCGAGCTGCTCGGCCTTGGCCAGCTCGGCATCCGCGACGTCGGCCTTGCCCTCCGCGATCAGGCAGATCGCCCGCGTGCACCGCGAGAAGATATAGCCATAGGGGCAGTCCGCCCGTAGCAGCAGCGTCCCCGCCTTGTCGCAGAAGCTCCACGCCGTCTCATAGTCGCCGATGCCGATCCGGCTCATCGTGACGAAGTTGGCGAGCGTCCCCGCCAGGAAGGGGGCGCTGTCCTCGAGCCGGTCGACCAGTTCGCCGCCGCGGACGAGGATATCCTCCAGCTCGTCGGCGGCGACGCGCATCGCGACGTCGAGCAGCTCGATCTCCGCGGTATCGCCGCCATCGCCGCGGCGCTGCGCGATCTCGCCCAGCGCCGCCTCGCCCGCCTCCCACTGGCCCGCGTGGAACAGCGCCCAGCAGCGGATCGTCGGCAACCTCGGATGGCTCTGCATGACGCTTTCGGAGACGCTCTCCAGCCAGGAGGCGAGGCGCGGTATGTCGCCCTTGTAGATCAGCGCCATCGCGCTCTCGGCGATCAGGTCCGCCGCCTTGGCCTCGTCCCTGCTCGCCAGCGCATAGGCGACCGCATCCTCGCCCAGCCCGCATTCCTCGCAATGGCGCACCGCGGCGGCATAGACCGCCGGAAGGTCGATGCCTTCGCGCGGGGCCCGGCCGCGCAGGAAATCCTGGAAGAGATGATGATAGCGATACCAGCGCTGCTGGTCGTCGAGCGGGACGATGAAGAGGTTGGCCGCCTCGACCAGCTCGATCATGCCCTGCGCATCGGCGATTCCGGTCACCGCGCCGGCCAGGTCGCAGTCGAAACGGTCGAGCAGCGCGGTACGGAACAGGAAGTCGCGGACGTCCGCCGATTGCTCGTCGAGCACGAAGGAGCTCAGATAGTCGGCGACCTCCCTGCGGCTGCCCGCGAAATTCTCGAGCAGCTCGACATGGCCTTCCCGGCCCTTGAGCGAGAGCGAGGCGAGCTGCAATCCGGCGATCCAGCCCTCGGTCCGTGTGCAGAACAGCTCGCCGCCGCTGCGGCCGATATCGATGCCGTGGACATCGCGCATGAAGGCGGTCGCCTCGTCGCCGTCGAAGCGGAGCTGGTCGAAATCCACCTCCGCCATCGCGCTATAGGCGCGCAGCCGGGCGAGCCCGAGGTCGGGATAGGCGCGGCTCGACAGGACGATCAGCAGGTTGGGCGGCGCCAGCCGGAGGATCTCGCGCAGGACGAGGTCGTTCTCGGGCGTCGCCGCCAGATAATAATCGTCGACGAACACCGCCGTCCGCTGGCCGAGCAGCGAGACCGCGTTGACGAAGCTGTCGATGAAGTCGTCGGACTGCAACTCGAACCCGTTGAGCGCGAAGCGCTCGCCCGAAAGCTGCGCCTCGTCGGCCGCCAGCCGCAGGCTCTCCGCGAGCAGCGAGAGCAGCCGGCCCGGATTGCGGTCGCGCTCGTCGAGCGACAGCCAGGCGACGAGCCGCCCCTGCTCGCCGAGCGCCGCATACCATTGCGACATGAAGGTCGTCTTGCCCGAACCGGCGGCGGCGGTGACCAGCACGAGGCGCTTGTCCTCGAACGCGCTGGCCATGGCGAGCAGGCGGGGCCGCGCCATCGTCCGGCCCCAGTTCACGGGTGGCGTGAACTTCGTCAACGCTGCAGAGAAATGTGCCGCCATTCCATCCTGCCGTAAGCCGCCGCCATCATCTTACAGGAGAGTCGAAGGCGGTAAAGATGGCCCGGATTCCTGGCGAAGGAGCCATCTTTAAGGATGGGTCCCCGCAAAGAAATTTGTGCGCGGGCCATCCTTCGGGATGGTGACCTCGCGCCCCGGCTTGGACATTTTCCGCACCGCCCTTGCGGAAGACGAACATGAACTTCGAAGACTATCAGGCGCATGACGCGCTGGCCCTCGCCGGGCTGATCCGCGGCGGAGCGGTGAGCCGGGACGAGGTCAAGGCCGCCGCCACCGCCGCCGTCGAGCGGCTGAACCCGAGTCTGAACGCCGTCATCGAGACGTTCGACGACGAACCGACGGCGGACGACGGAGTCTTCGCCGGCGTGCCCTTTCTCGTGAAAGACCTCGTCCTCCATCGCCGGGGCGGGCTGGTGGAGATGGGATCGCGCTTCGCCCGGGGGCTGCGGACGCCGGGCGACACCTTCCTGATGGAACGTTT is part of the Rhizorhabdus wittichii RW1 genome and harbors:
- a CDS encoding regulatory protein, LuxR (PFAM: regulatory protein, LuxR; Tetratricopeptide TPR_4; Sigma-70, region 4 type 2), translating into MAAHFSAALTKFTPPVNWGRTMARPRLLAMASAFEDKRLVLVTAAAGSGKTTFMSQWYAALGEQGRLVAWLSLDERDRNPGRLLSLLAESLRLAADEAQLSGERFALNGFELQSDDFIDSFVNAVSLLGQRTAVFVDDYYLAATPENDLVLREILRLAPPNLLIVLSSRAYPDLGLARLRAYSAMAEVDFDQLRFDGDEATAFMRDVHGIDIGRSGGELFCTRTEGWIAGLQLASLSLKGREGHVELLENFAGSRREVADYLSSFVLDEQSADVRDFLFRTALLDRFDCDLAGAVTGIADAQGMIELVEAANLFIVPLDDQQRWYRYHHLFQDFLRGRAPREGIDLPAVYAAAVRHCEECGLGEDAVAYALASRDEAKAADLIAESAMALIYKGDIPRLASWLESVSESVMQSHPRLPTIRCWALFHAGQWEAGEAALGEIAQRRGDGGDTAEIELLDVAMRVAADELEDILVRGGELVDRLEDSAPFLAGTLANFVTMSRIGIGDYETAWSFCDKAGTLLLRADCPYGYIFSRCTRAICLIAEGKADVADAELAKAEQLANRTAGNISFAAALCRGWRGACAYERGDLLTARQQLEFAVPLIRRCGNIEIQRRLAVYLSRTCAALGDRAAAHDVLDELAASRHGDSAGKTRTTVAAERIRLLLGEEDVRQLRLVWAELDRFAAREGALPDRLLFDVEISRLRMMIAEGRWGEAAGATPRLAAWLERRQNSARPRAELLLVEAQIQLGRQDAAANRLARQARVTGERFPMVFREAPDPVQALLNGDWDGEGTGPETSDALQLAATEHGLSAREGEILSLVIEGHKNKWIARRLGLSEHTVKWHVRNVLEKLGAPNRASAGAMVRHLELASSRAAAGRR